In Edaphobacter aggregans, the sequence TATGAGAGAGGAGGAGACATCAGGACGACGATTCCGGCGTCGTATCAGCTTCCCCTGCTGCCCGCGACACTCGCTCTTCAACGCCCAAGGCTGCACAACAATTTCTGTCTTGACAATCCAAGCCAACTGAAGAAAAGGAGAAGCACCATGCGTCAGTCTCTGAGGAGTTTGCATCTCACCTGGATATCTTTTGGGCTAGTGGCCGTGTGGCTTCTTTGTGCTGCCAATCCACAGGCCCAAGGGCAGACACCACCATTGGTCTATAGCGTTGAGAATACGGGTGCGAGCTTCGCGGCTCCCGTACTCCCCGATTTCGCTCATTCGCCGATCAACCGACAATTGCCAGACCCGTTTGTGTTCTTCGACGGAACTCGCGACACCAGTTGGGGCGCCTTCGAGCAGCATCGCAACGAATGGATGCAGGCAATCTACAAAAACGAGATTGGTACAAAGCCTGACTGCCATGACTGCACCGTCACTGCATCCTATGTGCCTACTACTGGCGCCGCCACCCCCAGGGGCACACTGACAATCAATGTGAATCGGGCCGGTAATCCGTATACGCTGACGTTTACTGCGGCAATTGTCCTTCCAGCAGTGTCAGCCGCGTGTGTCCAACCAGCCAATGGGTGGCCGTACGTAGTTGGTATGGGATCGGCTACCGGGAGTTGGCCAGCCTCCGCGTTCAACGCATCGACCGCATCACCGGCCGGAGTTACGGTAAAACCAGCTGGCTGTGCGGCAACCGTCGTATACAGCTTGAATAGCATCACCTCATACACAGGCGGAGGGAACGCTGGCTCAACGTCGGGACAACATATCAACGATCCGTTCTATAAGCTTTATCCCGAATACTGCGCTGGCTATTGCGTTGCGGCGAATGGTTATCCCAATGGCAGTAACCATGGGCAGTACGCCTCATGGAGCTGGGGAATCAGCCGCTTGATTGATGGTATCCAAATCGCTGCTTCGCAGGCCAACAGTCAGCTCCCGCTTGATACGGGACACTCGGCGGTAACCGGATGCTCCTATGCCGGGAAGATGGCGATGTGGGGTGGCGCTCTGGACGAGCGAATTGCCCTCTCCATTGCTCAGGAAAATGGCGGCGGCGGCGCTCCATCCTGGCGTGTTTCGCATGAGGTCCAGGTTCAGGGCAGCGTCGAGAATATCAATGACACGTCCTATGAGTGGTTCGGGTCACAGATGCATCAATTTGACAGCGCCGGCGTGTACAAAATGCCGACGGATCATTTTGAATTGATGGCCTTGATGGCGCCCAGAGCTATGCTTCAAACGGGCGACAGCAACTATTACTGGCTGGGAGATCTATCCGCCACTTTCGATTCAATGGCAACGCAGGCGATATACGACAACTATGGCATAGGCGACCGGTTTAACTACTATGCCGATACCGTTCACTTCCATTGCGTAGTGCCAGCCTACCAGCAAAACGCCACGCAGCCGATCATCAACAGATTCATGTTCGGGACGAACGACGCTACAAATGTTAAGGTCGCTGAGCAATTTGCTGACGCTCTGCAACCCGGTGCTCAACCCACTTGGGACCCCAAGATGTGGACTGCGTGGTGGGGAACTGGCAATCCTCCGGCATTTCCGCCCGCCGATGTTTGGAACAGCGGCGGAGACGTCATGTTGCCATTGAACCAGAACATAACCGTCAATAGCGGCGATACCATTACGACAAGTTACAGTCTGACGATGCCGGGCACTCACGCGGCAGCGACAGTCACGGTCCCAACCGCATTTACAGAGGTTGATATCGCTTGCACCGATAACACTTCCTATACGCTTGTGGTTCCGGCCCCGAATAGCTCGGGCTATCAAACAAACAACCAGGTCTATACGATCGCGGCCAACGACAACTCCACACAAACATCAGCTACCTACTCGGTGACGAACCCCGGCTGCAGTAACGGTGCTCCTGGGCAAACGACGGGGACCTATTTCTTCGCCCTTGGAAAATCAAACCCCGGCGCCGGCAACCCTGGATTAGCTGGTTTCTCGACGACCAATGGCCTGCCTGCAGCCGGGGTCACGGACCCGGTCAATGTGACGTTCAACTTGGCTGACAGCACGACCAGCCAGGGTGGCACATGGGCACCGTGGACTACCTTAAACTGGCACAACCCGTACTCGTGCACGCCTCCGGGATGCCCGTTGACTCCGACCATCACCTGGCCAGCGCCAACCACCATGCTTGCTGACACGCCGCTGACCTCCGATCAGTTGAACCCAACGGCGGCGTCCACGCTGCTTTCAGGGTTTACCACCACCGGCACTTCCGGCTTGCTCACAACGGCGCCGATCCCTGGCACGTGGAGCTTCAATCCGCCCGCAGGAACGGTGCTGAGCCCCGGTATGAATATGCTGACGGCGACCTTCACGCCGACTAACGTCATCACACCGACCACAACAGCTGCAAACGCCTACAAAACCTACACTGTCGCGACTGCGCAGGTTCCAATCCTCGTCGGTACGGTGACCATTACGGCTACCGGAGCATTAAGCAAGATCGCCGGCGGATACCAGATGGTCGTCACCGTCAAGAATGGCGGCAACGTGACGGCGTCGAACGTTCAACTGACGGGAGCGACGCTGGGCTCGGCGAGCGGCGGAACGCTGCCGGCATCGCTTGGCGACATTGCGGGCGGCGGCTCGGCATCGGTCACTCTCACTTTCCCGTCCTCAGCAGGAGGAGATGGCGCCCCTATTGCGGAGAGGTTGTCTGGCACTTACACTGGCGGAACCTTTGGCGGGTCGTTCCGCGCAACCCTGCCCTAACCTACAGCTAGTAACCATAACCATAAAAACAGTACGGAGGAAATGATGAAACTCAAAATGACACTAGCTGTAGCGGCGCTGCTGACGATAGGTTTATCGTCGGCAGCGGCGTATGCCGACAGCATAACGTTCACCCTGACCAATCCGACTGGGTTTGTTGCGGTCACGGGCGGCAGCGTGGCGTTCGATGCTACCGTATCCGCTCCGTCCAGCAACAGCGCCGCGGTTTTTTTGAACGGAGATAGCTTCAACGTCACCGCTCCGATCACCCTGGACGACGGCGGATTCATCAGCAACTTTCCGCTGTCTCTGGCACCGGGGGCCAGCGTTACTGACGAGCTGTTTGTGCTGACAGCGCCTCCCAACACGCCGTTCGGAACCTTCTTGGGCTCGTTCACACTGGTGGGCGGGGCCGACGGAAGCGCTAGCAACTCGCTGGGCACGGTCAACTTCGACCTTGTCACTACTCCCGAGCCGTCAAGCGTTGTGCTGCTGCTGACCGGCATGACGATTCTCTTTTGGGTTGGATTTAAACGAAACCTCCGCGGCTGGGCACGCTAGCCGCTGGGAACAATGAAGCTGTGGTCGACGGTGAAGCGCGGCGCCCGCCTCGCTTCACCAGCAGCATCCGGCGCGTAAGCGGGCCGCATACTGGCGCGGACACTGCCAACATATTCCGGGGCGATCGACTCCGGAAGCAGCTCTATAGGGAGGAGTCCACAGTAACGTTTTCGGCTTTTCTCCGCGAAGGAAAGGCGTTTGAGCCTCGGCTTGCCCCTTCTTGGGGACCGTCATTTGTTCTGCATGACATACGACGGGAAAAGGGGATATTACATGAAAAATCGCACCAGGCTTTTCGCGGCTCTGCTCTCGATCGTAGCTATAGCCGCTTGTTTCGGCATTTACTCGAAAGAAGGTGTGGAGGCTGCAACCCGGCCACAGGAGCCCGAGAAATCTGCCGCGACCTCTCAACAGTCGGCAGTCAACATGAGCGCTCAAGCAGCCCCGGCTGAGCCTGAGAGCCTGTATGGTCCCAGCTTCGCTTTCCTCGCCTGGAATCTCTTTCTGCAAATCACGTCGCCCACCAGCAGCGGCGCTCCGACCTTTGAGACTTGGACGGAGCAATGTGAACTGAGTCCCGATATGGTTGGATGCCCCAGCACTGTGAGTGCGGCGGCGGCCACGAAAGGCGGAGGGAATGGCAAGGTGCGCATGCTGCACGGAAGCGCAATGGTCCGGGCCAGAAAGGTAGCAGGCAGCGACTGCGACGCAATGACAACGACATCGATCGCAGGATATCCCCCTCCCTCCAATTTGACGTCCAGCGCCATGTTCTGCGAAGAGGTTTTCCTGAGCCCGGTGGAAGCGGACTTCGTGAAGAGGGACCTCACCACGCTCGTCAGCCAGCAAGCCTATGGCAAGGAGCGCGGCGGGACAATCAACTTCCCGGGAACCGGCACAAACGATACTCGTCTGGATCTTGATTCCCTGGAAGTGAAGGTTGACTGGGTGCCAGCTACTTCCTACAACCCGACCTTTGCCTGCCCCGATCCAACCAACAGCCTTTACACGGAGACGATCAACGGCACATGCTATGCGCTGGCGGCCATCCACATTACTTCCAAAGTGATGCCCAGGTGGCTGTGGGCGACGTTCGAGCCCAACAACAATGTCACCAATCCCAACCGCTGCGACCCCAAGCTCTACGGCGCTTGTTTCGATCCATGGGGAACCACGTCGAGCCAACCCTATGGAAAGGGACAGAAGGCGCAGCAGAGTCAGGAGTTGCGTCAGGCCATGGCGCAGGCGAACGTGAATCCGGCGCTTAGCAATTATTTCCTGACGGGAGTGCAGACCGAATTCGTTGACAACTACGGGAAACCGATTCAGCTGGGTAATTCTTTTGTCGAGTTCAACCAGGGAGTGCCGCCCGGCAAATCGTCGTGCATGACCTGCCACCAGTACGCGCATTTCGATGGTAAGCAACCCCCGCAAGGCGTACCGGAAAACAATTTTGGAAGACCACCGCACGGTTGGCCCAGCATCGGATATGCCTGCAACCAAAACCAAAACGGAAATTGCATGCCAGAGGTCCCCAATTCCACGACGCAGGACTTTTCTTGGATGCTGGGTTTGATGCCGTACAGCGATGCAGTCGCCAAGCCTCCCATGGATAAGTCGCAGTAAACGTCGAAGACTTGCAATGGAACAGATGATGCAGCCACGGCCAAAGACGATGAATCCCCAACCAGCGCCTTCCTGCCTGCGCCGACAAGGATTTCTTGAGACGTTGGTTCTTGGACTCGTGCTTTTGGTCGTGCCTACAATCCTGAGCGGAAAGAACCTTCTCGCGCAGACCTATGACCCGCAGGCCACGCAGCAGCAAAAGGCCGTCGCCAAACCTGCCCAATCGCCCCGCGGCGCTACCGCGCACGCTCATGCTGCTTCGACGCAACTCCAACCTGCCCCGGAAGTGATAGTCGCGCAACCACTTGCCCCGACGGCTCCAATCTTGCCCGCCAACCAGCCTCCCAACCAGGCCAGGGTGAGGTCGGACAGCCATGGCCTAGAAATCGAAGCGTCCAATTCTAGCCTCGACCAGATTCTGCACCAGGTCGCTGCCGCCACAGGTGCCAAATTGGAAGGACTCATCCAGGATCAGCGGGTCTTCGGCAGCTACGGCCCGGGCCCGGTGTGTGACGTGCTCTCGAAGCTCCTCGACGGCTCCGGCTATAACGTGCTCATGATTGGCGGCCGTGACACTAGCGCTCCGCTTGAGATCGTTTTGAGCTCCCGCTCACCTGCCAGCCCACAGACGGCCGCGAACAATCAGAACCGCAGCAACTCGAGGGATGACGAAGCCAGCGCGCAGCTCAAACCCGAGCCACCGCGCGACAATCCTCCCGAGCAGCCGCGCGCCCAGTCGGCTCAAAATCCCTTCGCTAATGGCGAACCGGCGCCCGACCCGCTGCAGTTCATGCAGGAGATCCTGCAACGTCAGCAGAAGATCGACCAGCAACAGCAGGACCAGCAGAATAATCCGAAGCCATGATAGGCAGGAGCTTCATTGCCGCTTTGCTATCTCTCCACCGACGACTCATACGTTTGGGATCGCTTATTCGGTTTCGAGTCACGGAGCGCGCCAGTTGTGCCGAGTCAGTCCGTTTGCTAGTTTGACATGCATGCCGCCGAATGCGCCCGAAGATGTGAGCAGGACCATCGAGACTCTTTACCGGTCTGAATCGGGCAGAATTCTGGCTACGCTGGTGCGCCTGCTCGGCGATCTTGATCTCGCCGAAGAGTCGATGCATGAGGCCTTTGCAGCAGCTTTGGACAGCTGGCCTCAGGCCGGCATACCGGAAAAACCGCGCCCCTGGCTGATTTCAACCGCACGCTTCAAGGCTGTTGACGGGATACGCCGGCGGGCGCGCTTCGACGGAGTAGAGAGAGATCTTGCGCTGCACCTTGAAGCGCAAAGCAACGAAGCGCGCATCAACGAAGCGCTTCAGGAAGAGGAGATCGAGGACGATCGCCTTCGTCTCATCTTCACCTGCTGCCATCCCGCTTTGCCATCGGAGGGACAGGTTGCGCTCACACTGCGTGAGGTCTGCGGCCTGACAACAGAAGAGATTGCCCGCGCATTTCTCGTTACGCCGGCGACGCTTGCGCAACGCATCGTTCGCGCAAAAGCCGTCATCCGCGATAAGGCGATTCCTTACCAGGTGCCCTTGTCGCCGGAATTATCGGCAAGGTTAGGAGCCGTGCTTCAGGTTGTGTACCTGGTCTTCAACGAGGGTTATTCAGCGGAGACAACAGGAGCCGAACTGAGCCGCGAAGCGATCCGTCTGGGTAGACTGCTCCTCGACCTTCTTCCCGAACCCGAGGTGATGGGCTTGGTGGGGCTCATGCTGCTGCAGGAATCGCGCCGTGCTGCCCGAAGCTCTGCGGAGGGAGATCTGATTCTGCTGGACCAGCAGGATCGCTTGTTGTGGAACAGGGATCACATCGCCGAAGGCATCGCTCTCACCGAGAGGGCTCTTGCGTCACGCCGTTTCGGTGCCTACACCCTGCAGGCGGCCATTGCGGCAGTTCATGCGGAGGCCTCCTCGACAGCGTCCACGGACTGGCGCCAGATCACGCTTCTCTACGACCGGCTGATTCGTATTCAGCCATCGCCGGTCGTCGAACTCAATCGCGCAGTTGCTGTCGCCATGTACGAAGGTCCGGAGCATGGTCTTCGTCTCATCGATGACCTGTTGGCGCGCGAGGAACTCGCCAGGTATCACCTCGCGCACTCCGCCCGTGCGGATTTGTGCCGCAGGCTGGAACAGCTTCCGGAGGCCCGTGCTTCGTATGAGAAGGCGCTTGCTCTGGCTCGTCAGGAGCCGGAGCGCCGTTTTCTCGCCGGGCGGTTGCGAGAGTTGCAATAAAAGGGAATTGAATAAAAAAGTTTGTCTCTGCTGTCGATTTTCCCTGCGTCCGGCGACTATAGGGTGAAGCACCCGGAGACGAAGACCTGTCCCCAGGAGCCCCGCAACGAGCCAGCGTGCGACGTCGGCTCAAGCTATTCTGAAGAACCTCTGAAGGAGATTTGCAGCATGGCGAAACTTGTCTACGAATTGAACCAGTCTCTGGATGGCTACGTCGACCACCGGAAGTTGGGACCCCCTGTGCCCGAGGCCTTTCGTCACTTCGTCGAGCGTGTGCGTGGCCTGACGGGCTTGATATACGGTCGCCACATGTACGAAATCATGCGTTATTGGGACGACGACCTTCCCGACTGGGGCGCGGAGGAGCGCGACTTCGCGGTGGCGTGGCGGAGCCAGCCAAAATGGGTCGTGTCGCGTTCGCTCAAGTCAGTTGGCCCCAACGCCACGCTTGTCGCGGATGACTTTGAGACGGCGATACGCAAGCTGAGGGCTGAACTGACGGGCGAGATTGGAGTTGGCGGACCACACCTGGCGCAAAGCCTGACCGAGGCCGGCCTTATCGATGAGTATCGACTCTACCTCCACCCCGTCGTGCTTGGGAGCGGCACGCCATTCTTCGCCGGCCCCCGACCGCCGCTCCACCTGGTGGGCAGCGATCGAATCGCCGAGGACCTGATTCGGTTGACGTACGTTCCTGCCTAACCCGCTGCTAGACAACAACGAGAGGAGAGACATATGAAATACATCTGTTTGGGATACTACGAGCCTGCAAAACACGCAGCCATGACCGAGGACGAGCGCAACGCAATGTTCGACGAATGCTTTGAGTATGACGACCATCTGCGCGCCAATGGGCACTTTGCTGGTGGCGAAGCGCTTCAGCCTCCTGAAACCTCGTTGACCGTGTATTGGAAGAACGGCAAAGTTGCGACCACCGATGGTCCCTATGCGGAGACCAAGGAAACGCTCGGCGGCATTCTTGTGCTCGAGGCACGGGACATGAATCATGCCATTCAGCTGATGTCGCAGCATCCGTCCTTGAAGTATGGGTCGTTCTTCGACATACGTCCAATTTTCGATATGAATGACATGATTCAGGAGAGCGAGCAGCGACGGCGAAAGGTCGCCGCGCGAGCCTGATTCAGAGCCACGAAGTCTGACTGCAGCTGCGAATTGATACTTGCGTTAACCGTACTTAAACTCCGGCTTGCTCTGTCCGACCTCGATAATGTAACCATCAGGGTCGCGGATGTAGCAGCGCGTCTCGCCGTACTTGTCCAGCGGCTCCGTGATGAACTCGGCTCCTCGACTTTTCCATAATTCATAGCACGCTTGAATATCCGCAACACGGAAATTCATAAAGCTGTTGATGTGATTCGGGTCGGGGACGCTGAGCGTTACCGTCGGCTTGTCCGGGGTCGGGCCGCCACCGACGTTCAAAATCATCCAGATATTCGCCAGCTGAAGGTACCCAGGCGCGTTGCCGTCGCCTCTGCTCAGAATGTGCGCGCCGAAGACCTTCTCGTAGTAATCGAGCGATCGATTGATGTCGCCCACGGTTAGAAAATGCGCGATGCTCATCCCTTCCTTCGGGGGCATCTCATAACTCTTCTGATCGATTTGTACGCTGTTCATTGACGACTCCAATTCCGATATGGTCATTCGGTGATTTGAATACCCCAAATGCGTCGTATAACCCCATCTCCGCGTGGCCCGCGACAACGTGAAGCAACGAAACCTCGGCTTAGCCGAAGCTAATTAATACCACTGAGATGCCTAAATCCGTCAGATAAGGAGTCGTTTTATGTTTTGAGTTGTCCTCTGATACCGTGCGAGGCAGCAGGGCCGACCATCAAGCGGAGCGGGGTCGGCGAAATATTCGTTCTCGGCGAACTATTCCGAACGCAGTGCTTCCACCGCGTTCACCCGTGCCGCGCGCGCTGCCGGCACGGCCGAAGCGATCACCGCTGCGGCCAGAATGACGAAGGCCGACGCAATAAAAGCCAGCATTCCCGGCAGATGCGCTTCTGCCACGTACCTGCTGATGCCGCGCGCGAAGGCAATGCCGAACGCCACGCCCGCGCCCACGCCGATCGCGGCAATCGTCAGGCCCTGCAACAGCACATCGGTCAGAATGTTCCGCGGCTGCGCGCCAAGTGCCATTCGAATCCCGAACTCGCGCGTGCGACCGCTCACGGAAAACGCAAGCACACCTGCTACACCGACCACGGAGATCAGGAGTGCCACCGCTGCGAACCCTCCAAACACAACCGCGTTCAGCCGGTCCGGTGTCAGCACCTCGGCGCGAATGTCCTTCAGCGTGCTCGCCCGTTCCACCGGTTGTTCCGCAGAGATCTGATGGATTGTGCGCGTAATGGCGGGAGCCAGCGTGTATGGATCCTGCTCCGCGCGCACAAAGAGCCGCCCCTGCCATCCCTCCTGATCGGTCGGCTGGTACACCGTCATGGCCGGTGACGGAATGATGTTTTCATCATCCAGATCGGGCACTACCCCGACGATCCGCCGCGGCTCCAGGCTGATGCCGACAAACTTCATCACTCCGTCGGTCCACCGTAACTCTCGATTCAACGCATCCTGGCCTGGGAACAGTGTCTTTGCCAGGCTCTCGCTCACAATCACCACCCGCTCCGAGCCGTTCTTGTCCGCGTCCCTGAAATCGCGTCCCTCCAAGAGGGGCAGGCCGAGCGTTTCAAAGTAGCCAGGCGATACCGACCGGAATTTCGCACGCCAATCGTCGAGCGCGTTCTTTCGCGCCGCTCCCTGAGCCGCAAAAGCGAAGCTGATATCCAATCCCTGATCGTCGCGCCACGGAACGCTGAAGCCCGTCGATACGTGAGCCACTCCTGGCAGTGCGCCTACTCGGCGCTGCACCTCGTGGTAGAAATCCTGCACCTGCTCCGGTGTCCGTCCATACGACATCACGGGCAGATTCACGGCCAGCACACGCGCGGTGTCGAACGGAGGCTGCGTTTTCTCGAGCACATACAGAGTCCGCATCAGGACGGTTGCTCCGGTGAGCAACAGGAACGATGCCGCGATCTGCATGATGGCGAAGATGCGCAGTCGCCTGTTGCTGCTACCTGTCATCCTTGTGCCGCCGCTGGTGAGCGCTGCGGTCAACGACGCGCTCCCCGAGGGCAACCGCGGAATCAGCGCCAGAAACACCGCTGCCGTCAGCGCCAGCGCAATGCCAAACCACACCAGGCTGAAGTCGAGCTTTAGCCCTTCAGCGCGCACCGAGAACCGCGCAGCATACCGCCCCAACACCGCCACCATCGGCCACGCGAGGATCAGTGCCGCCAGCACCCCGCTTCCGCACAGCACCAGACTCTCCGCCAGCAGGGAACGCCGCAATGCCGCTGCATTGGCTCCAAGCGCCGATCGCACCGCCAGCTCCGATTCGCGGCGAACCGTTCGGGCGAGCACCAGATTGGCCACATTTGAGCATGCGATCACAAACAGCAGCCCCGAGGCTGCAAAGAGCACCCACAAAACCGTATTGGCACGCGAATTGATCTGGTCGTGCATCCGCGTCACATCGATCCTGTAGTGGTCGGCTGACTTATAGACCTCCGGATGCGTGGTTAGTATCGCTGCGTGCCGCGTGCTCAGCTCGGATCGTGCTGCCTCGAGAGTGGCTCCCGGTGCAAGACGCGCGAAGACCTCCGTCATCCGGTGCTCACGGCCGGTCACCATGGTGGCTGACAAATGGTGCGGGCTGGTCACAATGTTGGCGATAACCTCTGTTGCCACCGGATACGGCACCGACGGTTCCAGAACCCCCACGATCGTCGCCGAACGCGCCCCCATGACGCTCTCCAGCCGAACCGTCTTTCCGATTACGCTCGGATCTGAGTGCAGCGTCTCTTTCCAGAATCGATAGGTCAACACGATCGCGCCCGCCGCATTGGGCCCGTCGTCGGTGGTCGTCAGCAGTCGCCCCAGCACCGGGCGCAGCCCCATCACTTCAAAATAATGGCCGTCCACGACACCTGCGGGAATCTCGCGCGGCGTGCCGAGCCCCACGACGGTAAAGTCGATCGATGAAAACGTCCCCAGATCCGTGATCGTCTTCAGACCTTTGCCAAGGTCATCTATCTCAGGTACTGAGAAGGTCGTGTTCACGACGCCCAGACCTGGAGCGCTTTGTCGCAGATACAGCAAGCGGTCTTCGTCCCGGTTCGCAAGCGGGCGCAGCAGCACCGCGCGTATCACGCTGAAGAGGGCGGCGTTGGCGCCGATGCCCAGAGCCAGTGTCAGAGCGACGGTGATCCACAGCGCACGAACGCGCCAGAGAGAGCGGACTGCAATCTTTAAATCACGAAAGAA encodes:
- a CDS encoding PEP-CTERM sorting domain-containing protein (PEP-CTERM proteins occur, often in large numbers, in the proteomes of bacteria that also encode an exosortase, a predicted intramembrane cysteine proteinase. The presence of a PEP-CTERM domain at a protein's C-terminus predicts cleavage within the sorting domain, followed by covalent anchoring to some some component of the (usually Gram-negative) cell surface. Many PEP-CTERM proteins exhibit an unusual sequence composition that includes large numbers of potential glycosylation sites. Expression of one such protein has been shown restore the ability of a bacterium to form floc, a type of biofilm.); its protein translation is MKLKMTLAVAALLTIGLSSAAAYADSITFTLTNPTGFVAVTGGSVAFDATVSAPSSNSAAVFLNGDSFNVTAPITLDDGGFISNFPLSLAPGASVTDELFVLTAPPNTPFGTFLGSFTLVGGADGSASNSLGTVNFDLVTTPEPSSVVLLLTGMTILFWVGFKRNLRGWAR
- a CDS encoding RNA polymerase sigma factor, with product MSRTIETLYRSESGRILATLVRLLGDLDLAEESMHEAFAAALDSWPQAGIPEKPRPWLISTARFKAVDGIRRRARFDGVERDLALHLEAQSNEARINEALQEEEIEDDRLRLIFTCCHPALPSEGQVALTLREVCGLTTEEIARAFLVTPATLAQRIVRAKAVIRDKAIPYQVPLSPELSARLGAVLQVVYLVFNEGYSAETTGAELSREAIRLGRLLLDLLPEPEVMGLVGLMLLQESRRAARSSAEGDLILLDQQDRLLWNRDHIAEGIALTERALASRRFGAYTLQAAIAAVHAEASSTASTDWRQITLLYDRLIRIQPSPVVELNRAVAVAMYEGPEHGLRLIDDLLAREELARYHLAHSARADLCRRLEQLPEARASYEKALALARQEPERRFLAGRLRELQ
- a CDS encoding dihydrofolate reductase family protein, whose product is MAKLVYELNQSLDGYVDHRKLGPPVPEAFRHFVERVRGLTGLIYGRHMYEIMRYWDDDLPDWGAEERDFAVAWRSQPKWVVSRSLKSVGPNATLVADDFETAIRKLRAELTGEIGVGGPHLAQSLTEAGLIDEYRLYLHPVVLGSGTPFFAGPRPPLHLVGSDRIAEDLIRLTYVPA
- a CDS encoding YciI family protein is translated as MKYICLGYYEPAKHAAMTEDERNAMFDECFEYDDHLRANGHFAGGEALQPPETSLTVYWKNGKVATTDGPYAETKETLGGILVLEARDMNHAIQLMSQHPSLKYGSFFDIRPIFDMNDMIQESEQRRRKVAARA
- a CDS encoding VOC family protein; translated protein: MNSVQIDQKSYEMPPKEGMSIAHFLTVGDINRSLDYYEKVFGAHILSRGDGNAPGYLQLANIWMILNVGGGPTPDKPTVTLSVPDPNHINSFMNFRVADIQACYELWKSRGAEFITEPLDKYGETRCYIRDPDGYIIEVGQSKPEFKYG
- a CDS encoding ADOP family duplicated permease; its protein translation is MSFFRDLKIAVRSLWRVRALWITVALTLALGIGANAALFSVIRAVLLRPLANRDEDRLLYLRQSAPGLGVVNTTFSVPEIDDLGKGLKTITDLGTFSSIDFTVVGLGTPREIPAGVVDGHYFEVMGLRPVLGRLLTTTDDGPNAAGAIVLTYRFWKETLHSDPSVIGKTVRLESVMGARSATIVGVLEPSVPYPVATEVIANIVTSPHHLSATMVTGREHRMTEVFARLAPGATLEAARSELSTRHAAILTTHPEVYKSADHYRIDVTRMHDQINSRANTVLWVLFAASGLLFVIACSNVANLVLARTVRRESELAVRSALGANAAALRRSLLAESLVLCGSGVLAALILAWPMVAVLGRYAARFSVRAEGLKLDFSLVWFGIALALTAAVFLALIPRLPSGSASLTAALTSGGTRMTGSSNRRLRIFAIMQIAASFLLLTGATVLMRTLYVLEKTQPPFDTARVLAVNLPVMSYGRTPEQVQDFYHEVQRRVGALPGVAHVSTGFSVPWRDDQGLDISFAFAAQGAARKNALDDWRAKFRSVSPGYFETLGLPLLEGRDFRDADKNGSERVVIVSESLAKTLFPGQDALNRELRWTDGVMKFVGISLEPRRIVGVVPDLDDENIIPSPAMTVYQPTDQEGWQGRLFVRAEQDPYTLAPAITRTIHQISAEQPVERASTLKDIRAEVLTPDRLNAVVFGGFAAVALLISVVGVAGVLAFSVSGRTREFGIRMALGAQPRNILTDVLLQGLTIAAIGVGAGVAFGIAFARGISRYVAEAHLPGMLAFIASAFVILAAAVIASAVPAARAARVNAVEALRSE